ACGACCTCCAGCGACTATACTGCACGGACAACTTACTGACAGAGCTAAGCGTCAAGGACTGCCCGAGCCTAAACTTGCTATACTGCTCGAATAATCAGCTCCAAGCTCTTGACATCTCAACGACTCAGGCACTCACGCTCTTGGACTGTCGGATCAATCAGATCAGTTCTTTGGATCTTGCCGCTGCTCCTGAGCTTTTTCTGATAGAATGTGGCAAGAACAGTCTAACCAAGGTAGACATCTCTAAAAATGAGAAACTGCTCTACCTCTACTGCTATGACAATCAGCTCACCACAGTTGATGTCTCGGCAAATAAGCTACTTAATACCTTGGATTGTGCTGGCAACAACTTGCAGACGATAGACCTATCTCACAATCCCGATCTAGTTATGCTGTGCTGCGCAAGCAACCACATACGAGGTGAGGGTATGATCAAGTTGATCCAAAGCCTACCTAATCGTGCGGAGGCTGACACGCCGGGTGTCTTCTACATTATTAATAACTTTCCCTCAGAGGCAAATGTTTGTCTCAAGAGCGATGTTGCTTTAGCTCATGACAAGAATTGGCAGGCATACTACTACCCAGGCTCTGGTGATGATATCTTCGAGTATGAAGGATCAGAGCTGATCACCTATCGGGTATCTAAGGATATCAATGGTGGTGGTGACATTGTTATCAAAGGATGGGACGATCTTGACGAAGTGCCAGAGGGTACTGAACTGACGGTAGAGGTTTCTCCCCAAAAAGGATATACGCTAGGACGTCTGATGGCAGGAGATGAAGACATTACAGCGACGAAGCGATTTACAGTTCACTCTGACGTAGTAGTCTCAGCGACATTTGTCCTAGGCATTGAGGATATCTCATCCAGGCCACTAGAGGTCTATGCTAATTCAGCAGAAGGCTATGTAACTGTATCAGGTGCTGCTCAGGGAGAGGTTGTACGCATCTACTCTGCTGAGGGTGTTATGCTTGGTAGTACCGTTTCTGATGGCTCTGAGACAGTTAGGATGGATCTCGGGTGCCTAAGTGATGGCGTCTACATCGTCCGCGTCTTCAGCGATTTACGTGTCTACACCTCCAAGGTGATCGTTCGCTAAAGCTTCGTCAGATGCTATGATAGCCAACTACTGGACAGTAGTATGGCTGCAAAACAAAGTCTGGGCTTGACCTCGTGTCAAGTCCAGACTTTGTCTTTTATCGTATAGCGTTCGTGTCAAAGCGAGAC
The sequence above is a segment of the Porphyromonas vaginalis genome. Coding sequences within it:
- a CDS encoding T9SS type A sorting domain-containing protein; this translates as MKFFIARNRRIFAISILFVALLSAHLGATLYAAETRSLSYSPQATAAPAPATGSHISITTSRNAGEQITLKVKVAEEAAEQQAWVDLNGNKICDDGETVSEYGRAIQYTVSNQMINVYGSIIEFDCSENALTAMDLSACPSLLELYCLNNDLTTLDLSKCGAISILDCSFNQLTSLLLPASKSLSALVCSNNKLSKLDLSSSHDLQRLYCTDNLLTELSVKDCPSLNLLYCSNNQLQALDISTTQALTLLDCRINQISSLDLAAAPELFLIECGKNSLTKVDISKNEKLLYLYCYDNQLTTVDVSANKLLNTLDCAGNNLQTIDLSHNPDLVMLCCASNHIRGEGMIKLIQSLPNRAEADTPGVFYIINNFPSEANVCLKSDVALAHDKNWQAYYYPGSGDDIFEYEGSELITYRVSKDINGGGDIVIKGWDDLDEVPEGTELTVEVSPQKGYTLGRLMAGDEDITATKRFTVHSDVVVSATFVLGIEDISSRPLEVYANSAEGYVTVSGAAQGEVVRIYSAEGVMLGSTVSDGSETVRMDLGCLSDGVYIVRVFSDLRVYTSKVIVR